The Malus domestica chromosome 13, GDT2T_hap1 genome includes a window with the following:
- the LOC103451812 gene encoding beta-1,3-galactosyltransferase GALT1 — protein sequence MKKSYGGIVAACLFMLLVLRYGIINYPAGDSFLTNAFYTNISNPLEWLDTTPPAVQNPENTAEVISGETIVFSLFAQRNVSNEERQNMQTWNLLKHLINQAHGLPNGVDAIKEAGVAWNSLMASVEEQRLGYTNEISPGKAKEKQCPHFLNKMNGTGFDNSVSKLRVPCGLTQGSSITVIGIPNGLLGNFRIDLTGEPLPGEPDPPIILHYNVRLNGDKVTEDPVIVQNTWTVAHDWGEEERCPSPTPEKNNKVDELDQCNKIVGKTEEQRMRSNVSRQVSTVQDGSKSRRYFPFKQGYPFVATLRVGSEGIQMTVDGKHLTSFAFRETLEPWLVNEVRISGDLKLVSVLASGLPTSEESENIINLEELKSAPLSPHKQMDLFIGVFSTANNFKRRMAVRRTWMQYAAVRSGAVSVRFFVGLHKNQIVNEELWNEAQTYGDIQLMPFVDYYGLITWKTLAICIFGTEVVSAKFVMKTDDDAFVRVDEVLASLHRIKVNRGLLYGLINSDSRPHRSPDSKWYISNEEWPEATYPPWAHGPGYVVSNDIAKAVSQRYKKGRLKMFKLEDVAMGIWIADMKKEGLNVRYEKEEKVYNEGCKDGYVVAHYQGPREMLCLWQKIQEGQVAKCCGGDR from the exons ATGAAGAAATCGTATGGCGGTATTGTGGCTGCATGTCTATTCATGCTGCTAGTTTTGAGATATGGCATCATAAACTATCCTGCTGGGGATAGTTTCTTAACCAATGCATTCTACACGAATATTAGTAATCCTCTTGAATGGTTAGATACTACTCCACCTGCAGTTCAGAATCCAGAGAATACTGCTGAAGTGATTTCTGGAGAGACTATAGTCTTTAGCCTCTTTGCTCAGAGGAATGTATCCAATGAAGAGCGGCAAAATATGCAGACATGGAACCTTTTGAAACATCTGATTAATCAAGCTCATGGTTTGCCTAATGGGGTGGATGCTATAAAGGAAGCTGGAGTTGCATGGAATAGTCTTATGGCTTCGGTTGAAGAGCAAAGACTTGGTTACACAAATGAAATTTCACCtgggaaagcaaaagaaaagcaatGTCCTCATTTTCTTAATAAAATGAATGGGACAGGATTCGACAATAGTGTTTCTAAGTTGCGGGTCCCTTGTGGCCTAACTCAAGGTTCTTCAATTACAGTTATCGGCATTCCGAATGGACTTCTTGGAAACTTTCGAATTGACTTGACAGGGGAGCCTCTTCCAGGGGAGCCCGACCCACCCATTATATTGCATTATAATGTTAGGCTAAATGGTGATAAGGTAACTGAGGACCCCGTAATTGTCCAGAACACATGGACTGTTGCTCATGATTGGGGTGAAGAGGAGCGTTGCCCATCCCCAACTCCTGAAAAGAATAATAAAG TGGATGAATTGGACCAATGCAACAAGATTGTTGGAAAAACTGAAGAGCAGAGGATGCGTTCCAATGTTTCAAGGCAGGTTTCAACTGTGCAAGATGGATCAAAGTCCAGAAGATACTTTCCATTTAAGCAAGGTTATCCATTTGTTGCTACACTTAGAGTTGGTTCAGAAGGAATCCAAATGACCGTTGATGGGAAGCATCTAACATCTTTTGCATTCCGCGAA ACTTTGGAGCCATGGCTTGTTAATGAAGTAAGGATATCTGGGGACTTGAAATTAGTTTCTGTCCTAGCCAGCGGTTTACCCACATCAGAGGAGTCGGAGAACATAATTAATTTAGAAGAACTCAAATCTGCACCTCTCTCTCCTCACAAACAAATGGATCTCTTTATTGGTGTTTTCTCTACCGCAAACAATTTTAAACGAAGGATGGCAGTTCGAAGAACATGGATGCAGTATGCAGCTGTGCGATCAGGGGCAGTTTCAGTTCGATTTTTTGTTGGTTTG CATAAGAACCAAATAGTGAACGAGGAGCTTTGGAACGAGGCACAAACCTATGGAGACATACAGCTGATGCCTTTTGTTGATTACTATGGCCTCATTACCTGGAAAACTTTGGCCATCTGCATCTTTGGG ACGGAGGTTGTTTCAGCGAAGTTCGTTATGAAGACGGATGACGATGCATTTGTTCGTGTGGATGAAGTGCTAGCTTCCTTACACAGGATCAAAGTGAATCGTGGCTTGCTCTATGGCCTCATTAACTCAGATTCTCGACCTCATCGAAGTCCAGATAGCAAGTGGTATATCAGCAATGAG GAATGGCCTGAAGCAACTTACCCACCTTGGGCGCACGGTCCTGGTTATGTGGTATCGAATGACATAGCAAAGGCAGTTTCCCAGCGATATAAAAAGGGCAGATTAAAG ATGTTTAAGCTGGAAGACGTGGCGATGGGTATCTGGATCGCGGATATGAAAAAGGAGGGTCTAAACGTACGGTATGAGAAGGAAGAGAAGGTCTACAACGAAGGATGCAAGGACGGGTATGTCGTTGCACATTACCAAGGTCCCAGGGAGATGCTGTGTCTCTGGCAGAAAATTCAAGAAGGGCAAGTTGCTAAATGCTGTGGTGGTGATAGGTAG